One segment of Nostoc piscinale CENA21 DNA contains the following:
- a CDS encoding helicase-associated domain-containing protein has protein sequence MSYIPENALIVQSDRTILLEVHSPTAAKAREAIAHFAELIKSPEHIHTYLRYL, from the coding sequence ATGTCTTACATCCCAGAAAATGCGCTGATTGTGCAGAGCGATCGCACTATTCTTTTAGAGGTACATTCTCCCACAGCCGCGAAAGCCAGAGAAGCGATCGCACATTTCGCCGAACTAATCAAAAGTCCCGAACATATCCACACTTACCTGAGGTATTTATGA